A stretch of Fusarium poae strain DAOMC 252244 chromosome 2, whole genome shotgun sequence DNA encodes these proteins:
- a CDS encoding hypothetical protein (BUSCO:50084at5125), which yields MDERSESRASGTTYHSFADTELFESASPPPRPPVTYDTTSLQQLQNELQRQQQPLPTKDNNWVRERRPPTAKMQRQDSGYESNTPRRTSTSNTTTSSRWSNVSSRDTSSNSSNGSGVRTRFRDRRPSLRRSAKTHPVQASRTSAQSLHLVRTNTATQQSSKQPTAFFHFPSPDPIQLADSVPDRRVQPTPIPSPPPQTTHYWTSDRTRRLEYAAIDAATRGVKGWVLKHIVPDCFVSRENRHVSFDDDSGSVRRYRLELEDDHHTEKMTYKNKNKNGRRRKGWKFWKRQKAEVQPAAYI from the coding sequence ATGGATGAGAGGTCCGAGTCTCGAGCGTCAGGAACGACATACCACAGCTTTGCAGACACCGAGTTGTTCGAGTCTgcgtctcctcctcctcgaccACCCGTGACATACGATACCACCAGtcttcaacaacttcaaAATGAGCTTCAGCGTCAACAGCAGCCGCTGCCCACCAAGGATAACAACTGGGTGAGGGAACGTCGACCACCCACAGCAAAGATGCAACGACAAGATTCTGGCTACGAGTCCAATACTCCTCGACGCACTTCTACCTCCAACACTACTACCTCAAGTCGATGGTCGAATGTATCTTCCAGGGATACAAGCAGTAACAGCAGCAACGGTTCAGGAGTCAGAACTCGCTTCCGAGATCGTCGCCCTTCTCTTCGTCGCTCAGCAAAGACGCACCCCGTTCAAGCAAGCCGTACAAGCGCTCAATCACTCCATCTCGTGCGCACAAACACAGCTACTCAACAATCCTCAAAGCAACCCACCGCCTTCTTCCACTTCCCCTCGCCAGACCCCATTCAGCTCGCCGACAGCGTTCCCGATCGTCGTGTTCAACCCACGCCAATCCCTTCTCCACCACCGCAGACAACACACTACTGGACCAGCGACCGCACCCGCCGTCTCGAGTACGCCGCCATCGATGCTGCCACGCGCGGTGTAAAAGGCTGGGTTCTGAAACACATCGTTCCAGACTGTTTTGTGTCTCGCGAGAACAGACATGTCTCGTTTGACGACGATTCAGGAAGTGTGCGACGATACAGGCTTGAGCTCGAGGATGATCATCACACGGAAAAGATGACGTATAAGAATAAGAACAAGAATGGAAGAAGACGCAAGGGATGGAAATTCTGGAAACGCCAAAAGGCCGAGGTTCAACCCGCAGCGTACATCTGA